From Roseibium alexandrii DFL-11, the proteins below share one genomic window:
- the xdhC gene encoding xanthine dehydrogenase accessory protein XdhC, with the protein MKVWGHIANCLKSSGACALVTVAETGGSTPREPGARMIVRPDGGFFGTIGGGTLEFEVIRQAAKAASSKTAGFELQTVSLGPDLGQCCGGRAKIAIEVFVSEQLKTAERLALEESKPYPFVTHAIIDNGSVREREVADQVSKSAFEIVDVNGKELLIEQFGETRRTLYLFGAGHVGKALVLALAPLPFSIVWIDSRAEQFPSAVPANVTKVCISDPAKALADAPDGAFVLAMTHSHGLDEEIMARALLAQRFEYSGVIGSKTKRARFLKRLKTRGLSDSVLSTMVCPVGVTTIKSKHPAAIAAGIVVDLIARDEACYQQAAASGRLAHK; encoded by the coding sequence ATGAAGGTCTGGGGGCACATTGCTAACTGCCTGAAAAGCAGCGGCGCCTGTGCCCTCGTCACGGTCGCTGAAACCGGCGGGTCGACACCACGGGAACCCGGCGCACGGATGATTGTGCGGCCGGACGGCGGGTTTTTCGGCACGATCGGCGGCGGTACTTTGGAATTTGAAGTGATCCGCCAGGCAGCAAAGGCTGCAAGCAGCAAAACGGCCGGTTTCGAACTCCAAACCGTTTCTCTTGGACCCGATCTCGGCCAGTGTTGTGGTGGCCGGGCCAAAATCGCGATCGAAGTCTTTGTGTCGGAACAGCTGAAAACCGCGGAACGGCTGGCACTTGAAGAAAGCAAACCGTATCCGTTCGTAACTCATGCGATAATCGACAACGGCTCCGTTCGCGAACGGGAGGTCGCGGATCAAGTGTCCAAAAGCGCATTTGAAATAGTGGACGTGAACGGCAAAGAGCTTCTGATCGAACAATTCGGCGAAACGCGGCGGACACTTTATCTCTTCGGTGCCGGGCATGTCGGAAAGGCACTCGTTCTGGCGCTGGCGCCCTTGCCGTTTTCGATCGTTTGGATCGATAGCAGAGCCGAGCAGTTTCCGTCCGCTGTGCCGGCCAATGTCACGAAGGTCTGCATTTCGGACCCGGCGAAAGCACTCGCGGATGCGCCGGATGGAGCTTTCGTTCTTGCCATGACCCATTCACATGGTCTCGATGAAGAGATCATGGCCCGCGCGCTTCTCGCTCAACGCTTTGAATACAGTGGTGTTATCGGTTCCAAAACCAAGCGGGCCCGGTTCCTGAAACGCCTCAAAACACGCGGTCTGAGTGACAGCGTTCTCTCAACCATGGTCTGCCCGGTCGGGGTAACAACGATAAAATCAAAACACCCGGCTGCGATCGCAGCTGGAATAGTTGTCGATCTGATCGCCCGGGACGAGGCCTGTTATCAACAAGCCGCTGCAAGCGGGAGGCTTGCACATAAATAA
- the xdhB gene encoding xanthine dehydrogenase molybdopterin binding subunit, translated as MTAPLDQSKVTAPLKHVRKPLAHDSAEMHVTGTAPYIDDLTEAVGTLHVVPGWERSAVRGKISSIDLTDVSASDGVVAVLTSEDIPGTNDCSSGFGDDPVLANGEILFYGQVVFAVVAETRDQARKAALKAKIEVAPIPPILTQEDAEAAETMVLPDYQFRRGSPETGMTAAEEVLSGSFRIGGQEHFYLEGQIAMAVPQEAGGMLVHTSTQHPTEVQHTVAKVLGVPDALVTAEVRRMGGGFGGKESQANQWASLAVLAAHATGRACKVRLDRDDDMIMTGKRHDFRVDWTIGHDGTGKIRAVDMEFLARCGYSVDLSLGVNDRTLFHADSSYFYPDAAIRSRRLKTDTCSNTAFRGFGGPQGMLAAERMIDAIAIKTGRDPLDIRKLNFYDGERNLTPYGMPVEEYAVMHDLIAQLEENSDYWSRRDDVRDFNAVNAVLKKGLALTPVKFGISFTLKHLNQAGALVHLYTDGSVHLNHGGTEMGQGLYQKVAQVVAEEFGVTLDKVRITATNTSKVPNTGPTAASSGTDLNAMAAKLAAQEIKGRLISFLCEQHQCGPEAIHFGDNKVIIGDQSYALAEVAKQAHMARIQMSHAGFYATPGITWDRESVTGRPFFYFAFGGACAEVTIDTMTGEMTVDRVDILHDVGHSLNPAIDLGQIEGGFVQGMGWLTTEELVWDEKGRLRTHAPSTYKIPTASDIPEEFNVSLYNGNGNPQDTVYRSKAVGEPPVMLANAVFCAINDAVASIAPGQIPNLDAPATPEAIMKAVRDVRSRKVFA; from the coding sequence ATGACCGCGCCGCTTGATCAGAGCAAAGTGACTGCTCCGCTGAAACACGTGCGGAAACCTTTAGCCCATGACAGTGCAGAAATGCATGTCACCGGCACAGCGCCATACATTGACGACCTCACAGAGGCCGTTGGCACGCTGCATGTCGTTCCGGGCTGGGAGCGATCTGCAGTCCGCGGAAAGATCAGTTCCATCGACCTGACCGATGTAAGCGCAAGTGACGGCGTCGTCGCCGTACTAACATCTGAGGATATTCCGGGAACCAACGATTGTTCGTCCGGCTTTGGCGATGATCCGGTTTTGGCAAACGGTGAAATCCTGTTTTACGGCCAGGTTGTCTTTGCCGTTGTCGCTGAGACGAGGGATCAGGCGCGCAAGGCAGCCCTTAAGGCCAAAATCGAGGTTGCGCCGATCCCGCCAATTCTGACGCAGGAAGACGCGGAAGCTGCAGAAACAATGGTGCTGCCGGACTACCAGTTCCGGCGCGGGTCCCCTGAAACCGGCATGACAGCGGCTGAAGAGGTCTTGTCCGGGTCCTTCCGCATTGGCGGGCAGGAGCATTTCTACCTGGAAGGGCAGATCGCCATGGCCGTGCCGCAGGAAGCGGGCGGCATGCTGGTGCACACTTCGACCCAGCACCCGACGGAAGTGCAGCACACCGTGGCCAAGGTCCTCGGGGTGCCGGATGCGTTGGTCACCGCGGAAGTCCGGCGCATGGGCGGTGGCTTTGGCGGCAAGGAGTCCCAGGCGAACCAATGGGCGAGCCTGGCCGTGCTTGCCGCTCATGCCACGGGCCGGGCATGCAAGGTCCGGCTCGATCGTGATGACGACATGATCATGACGGGCAAGCGGCATGATTTCCGCGTTGACTGGACCATCGGCCATGATGGGACCGGCAAGATCCGCGCGGTCGATATGGAGTTTCTGGCCCGGTGCGGCTACTCGGTAGATCTGTCCCTTGGTGTAAACGACCGCACGTTGTTTCACGCCGATTCCAGCTATTTCTACCCAGATGCGGCAATCCGGTCCCGCCGTTTGAAAACGGACACGTGCTCAAACACTGCGTTCCGCGGATTTGGTGGGCCACAAGGCATGTTGGCGGCAGAGCGCATGATTGATGCGATTGCTATCAAGACCGGCAGGGATCCATTGGATATCCGCAAGCTGAACTTTTATGACGGCGAGCGCAATCTGACACCCTATGGCATGCCGGTAGAAGAATATGCGGTGATGCATGATCTCATCGCCCAGCTCGAAGAGAACTCAGATTACTGGTCCCGGCGCGACGATGTCCGTGATTTCAATGCGGTCAACGCCGTCCTGAAAAAGGGGCTGGCTTTGACGCCAGTAAAATTCGGCATTTCCTTCACGCTGAAACACCTCAACCAAGCAGGCGCGCTGGTTCATCTCTACACCGACGGATCAGTTCATTTGAACCACGGCGGCACCGAGATGGGGCAGGGGCTCTATCAAAAGGTCGCCCAGGTCGTTGCCGAAGAATTTGGCGTGACACTGGACAAGGTGCGGATCACCGCAACCAATACCTCCAAGGTGCCCAACACCGGCCCAACAGCCGCGTCTTCCGGGACAGACTTGAACGCCATGGCTGCAAAACTTGCAGCGCAGGAAATCAAGGGACGCTTGATCTCGTTCTTGTGCGAGCAGCACCAGTGCGGTCCGGAAGCCATTCATTTCGGAGACAACAAGGTCATCATTGGTGATCAGAGTTATGCTCTGGCGGAAGTCGCCAAACAGGCGCATATGGCGCGGATTCAAATGTCCCACGCCGGGTTTTACGCAACACCCGGCATCACCTGGGACCGGGAAAGCGTAACCGGCCGCCCGTTTTTTTACTTCGCCTTCGGTGGCGCCTGCGCTGAGGTCACAATCGACACCATGACCGGTGAAATGACAGTCGACCGGGTTGATATCCTTCACGATGTTGGCCATTCGCTGAACCCTGCGATCGATCTTGGCCAGATTGAGGGCGGGTTCGTGCAAGGAATGGGCTGGCTGACCACTGAAGAACTCGTATGGGATGAAAAGGGCCGGCTGCGCACCCATGCCCCGTCGACTTACAAGATTCCGACGGCATCGGACATTCCCGAGGAGTTCAACGTCAGCCTTTACAACGGGAACGGCAATCCGCAGGACACTGTCTACCGGTCGAAGGCGGTCGGCGAACCACCGGTGATGCTTGCAAACGCTGTCTTCTGCGCCATCAATGACGCGGTGGCGAGCATCGCACCGGGCCAAATTCCAAATCTTGATGCGCCGGCAACACCCGAGGCAATCATGAAGGCTGTCCGGGATGTGCGCTCAAGAAAGGTCTTTGCATGA
- the xdhA gene encoding xanthine dehydrogenase small subunit — protein sequence MRDTIRFIKGGVIVELHDVGPTETVLDYLRLRRKETGTKEGCGEGDCGACTVALGRVIDGRLIYQPVNSCIQLLGMVDGTELVTVEDLAQDKRLHPVQQAMMELHGSQCGFCTPGFIMTLFTLYHAEGEAKSRKTVTEWLAGNLCRCTGYRPIVDAALEACFNLADDAFTWRSNETREQLKKLADSRDIFLGTSDRFFSSPASLDGLAALYGQHPDATLVSGATDVGLWITKHLRDLPKTIWLGRIEGLDRVEESESGILMGATATFAATEAAMTRISPDLGELWKRIGSKQVRASGTVGGNIANGSPIGDSPPALIALGATLELQSADTDRALALEDFFIDYGKQDRLPGEFVTGLFVPRPSANQVFHCYKISKRFDQDISSVMAAFRFTIVDGRIIDARIAYGGMAGTPKRASGAEAALKGAILEDASTWAAAIEALNSDFTPLTDMRASAEYRMETARALLAKALMETDGTAAESVRVLAKREADHDRAA from the coding sequence ATGCGGGACACGATCCGGTTCATCAAAGGCGGAGTAATCGTCGAGCTGCACGATGTCGGGCCGACCGAGACGGTTCTTGATTATTTGCGGCTCCGAAGGAAGGAAACCGGCACGAAAGAAGGCTGCGGGGAGGGGGATTGCGGTGCCTGCACCGTCGCGCTTGGCCGGGTCATTGATGGCAGGCTGATTTATCAGCCTGTGAACAGCTGCATTCAGCTCTTGGGTATGGTCGACGGCACAGAACTGGTGACCGTGGAGGATCTTGCTCAGGACAAGCGGCTGCATCCGGTTCAGCAGGCCATGATGGAACTTCACGGGTCTCAATGCGGGTTCTGTACGCCGGGTTTCATCATGACGCTGTTCACCCTGTATCATGCAGAAGGTGAAGCGAAATCCCGCAAGACGGTCACGGAATGGCTCGCCGGAAATCTTTGCCGGTGTACGGGTTATCGTCCCATCGTCGATGCTGCGCTGGAGGCTTGTTTCAACCTCGCGGATGACGCGTTCACCTGGCGGTCGAATGAAACTCGTGAGCAACTAAAGAAACTGGCTGACAGCCGGGATATTTTCCTCGGTACCAGTGACAGGTTTTTCTCCTCGCCGGCGTCTTTGGATGGCTTGGCGGCGCTTTATGGTCAGCATCCAGATGCGACCCTGGTCTCCGGTGCGACCGATGTCGGGCTCTGGATTACAAAACATCTGCGCGATCTGCCTAAAACCATCTGGCTCGGTCGGATCGAGGGCCTCGACAGGGTCGAGGAAAGCGAGTCCGGTATTTTGATGGGGGCGACGGCGACCTTTGCCGCGACTGAGGCCGCGATGACGCGAATCTCCCCGGATTTGGGCGAACTATGGAAGCGGATTGGATCAAAGCAGGTTCGCGCATCCGGAACGGTTGGCGGCAACATCGCCAACGGATCGCCGATCGGAGATTCCCCTCCCGCGCTCATTGCACTTGGCGCAACTCTGGAGCTCCAATCTGCAGACACTGATCGCGCTCTGGCCTTGGAAGACTTCTTCATCGACTACGGAAAACAGGACCGTCTTCCCGGGGAATTTGTGACCGGGCTGTTTGTTCCGCGGCCCTCCGCCAATCAAGTCTTTCACTGCTACAAGATTTCTAAGCGCTTTGATCAGGACATCTCATCCGTCATGGCCGCCTTCCGGTTCACTATCGTCGATGGGCGGATCATCGATGCGCGGATTGCTTATGGCGGCATGGCCGGGACACCGAAGCGTGCCAGCGGAGCGGAGGCCGCTTTGAAGGGCGCGATCCTGGAGGATGCATCGACCTGGGCTGCCGCCATTGAGGCTCTCAACAGCGACTTCACGCCATTGACGGATATGCGGGCAAGCGCCGAGTACCGCATGGAAACGGCGCGGGCATTGCTCGCGAAGGCTTTGATGGAAACCGACGGAACGGCAGCGGAAAGTGTCCGCGTTTTGGCAAAGCGGGAGGCAGATCATGACCGCGCCGCTTGA
- the uraH gene encoding hydroxyisourate hydrolase encodes MGRLTTHVLDTALGVPAKGLRIELWSAGGTPAHISSHVTNDDGRVDSAILSGDVFQIGTYELRFHAGEYLKRTNQTLPDPLFLDIVPIRFGIADANAHYHVPLLLSPFGYSTYRGS; translated from the coding sequence ATGGGGCGTTTGACAACGCACGTTCTGGATACCGCTTTGGGAGTCCCTGCAAAGGGCCTTAGGATAGAGCTTTGGTCTGCGGGCGGTACACCGGCTCACATTTCGAGCCATGTGACCAACGACGACGGCCGGGTCGACAGTGCAATTCTCTCCGGCGATGTGTTTCAGATCGGAACCTATGAACTCCGATTCCATGCAGGTGAGTATCTGAAACGCACCAATCAAACCCTCCCGGATCCACTTTTTCTGGATATCGTTCCAATCCGCTTCGGGATCGCTGACGCAAACGCGCATTACCATGTGCCGTTGTTGCTCTCGCCGTTCGGCTATTCAACCTATCGGGGGAGTTGA
- a CDS encoding LysR family transcriptional regulator: MRSARAQELARNLYSPAMRYFLAAAEAGSIRAASRELNVASSAVNRQILWLEEALGLQLFERVGRRMRLSQAGEVLLAHIRRTYSDFEGTVAELDALKGLRRGTVSIASVESVAERLLPAVISSFRRTYPGIHVNVSVSSSQEAARKVEAAEADVGFTFDPPDMSTLTAAFHHDLVIGAVMAPNHPLADENGLGLADCLRYPVALPAEGLSIRARIDVIRSRIPGASMTYVEANSLRLMRALARDENVIGFQTQIGCEEDIEAGHLIFKPLKDQPLQADRLCVVTSSLRALALAPAMFFDHAVFALKERLASIDAN; this comes from the coding sequence ATGCGTTCAGCGCGCGCGCAGGAGCTGGCCCGAAACCTCTACAGCCCGGCAATGCGGTACTTTCTTGCCGCTGCCGAGGCTGGGTCTATCCGGGCCGCATCGCGCGAGCTGAATGTTGCCTCGTCCGCAGTCAACCGGCAAATACTGTGGCTTGAAGAAGCCCTTGGCTTGCAGCTCTTTGAGCGCGTAGGCCGGAGGATGCGGTTGTCTCAGGCCGGCGAGGTGCTGCTGGCGCACATCCGGCGGACCTATTCCGACTTTGAAGGCACGGTTGCTGAACTGGATGCGTTGAAGGGATTGCGCCGGGGAACCGTCTCCATCGCATCCGTGGAGAGCGTTGCAGAGCGGTTGTTGCCTGCGGTCATCAGTTCGTTCCGCCGTACCTATCCCGGCATCCATGTCAACGTTTCGGTTTCCTCTTCGCAGGAAGCGGCCAGGAAGGTAGAAGCGGCCGAAGCGGATGTCGGGTTCACCTTCGACCCTCCCGACATGTCGACCCTGACCGCAGCCTTCCATCATGATCTGGTGATTGGCGCGGTGATGGCCCCCAACCATCCTCTGGCGGACGAAAACGGACTGGGTCTTGCCGATTGTCTTCGCTATCCGGTTGCCTTGCCGGCAGAAGGTTTGTCGATCCGAGCCCGGATTGATGTCATTCGGAGCCGAATTCCTGGTGCATCCATGACCTATGTTGAGGCGAACTCCTTGCGGTTGATGCGAGCACTGGCGCGGGATGAGAATGTCATTGGCTTTCAAACGCAGATTGGCTGCGAAGAAGATATTGAAGCCGGACATTTGATCTTTAAGCCATTGAAGGATCAACCTCTTCAGGCTGATCGTCTTTGTGTGGTAACATCGTCTTTGCGCGCCTTGGCATTGGCCCCGGCGATGTTTTTTGATCACGCGGTGTTCGCCTTGAAAGAGCGGCTAGCATCCATTGATGCCAATTAG
- a CDS encoding quinone oxidoreductase family protein: MVQAIRVHETGSAEVLTWEHVELGEPGPGEARIRHTAIGLNFIDTYFRSGLYPAPDGVPFIPGNEGAGIVQTVGEGVSHIKPGDRVAYVGPLGAYAQERIIPADRLVVIPDGIDDKAAAGMMLKGMTAQYLLRQTFNVGPETTLLFHAAAGGVGLIAGQWAAHLGATVIGTAGSQEKVDLAKANGYQDVINYRTENFVERVKEITGGKGCDVVYDSVGKDTYPGSLDCLKPRGLWVSFGQSSGPIQDFNLALLAQKGSLFATRPTLFSYIATREQLETTSGDLFDVVAKGIVKIAVNQEYRLADAVQAHTDLEGRKTTGTTVLIP; encoded by the coding sequence ATGGTACAGGCAATCCGTGTGCATGAGACAGGCAGCGCCGAAGTTTTAACCTGGGAGCATGTTGAGTTGGGGGAGCCGGGGCCTGGTGAGGCGCGCATCCGGCATACGGCGATCGGTCTTAATTTCATCGACACCTATTTCCGGTCCGGCCTTTATCCGGCACCCGATGGGGTGCCATTCATTCCAGGAAATGAAGGCGCGGGTATTGTTCAGACAGTCGGTGAGGGCGTTTCCCACATAAAGCCGGGTGATCGTGTGGCCTATGTCGGTCCGCTTGGCGCCTATGCTCAAGAGCGGATCATTCCGGCGGATCGCCTTGTGGTCATTCCTGACGGAATTGATGACAAAGCCGCGGCCGGCATGATGCTGAAGGGCATGACTGCGCAGTATCTGCTCCGCCAAACCTTCAATGTCGGTCCGGAGACAACTCTGCTGTTTCATGCCGCAGCCGGGGGCGTTGGCCTGATCGCCGGGCAATGGGCAGCCCATCTTGGGGCAACGGTGATTGGCACAGCAGGGTCGCAGGAAAAAGTCGATCTAGCGAAGGCCAACGGCTACCAGGATGTCATCAATTACAGAACCGAAAACTTCGTTGAGCGGGTCAAGGAAATCACCGGCGGCAAGGGCTGTGACGTTGTCTATGATTCTGTGGGCAAGGACACCTATCCAGGGTCGCTGGATTGCCTGAAGCCACGTGGGCTGTGGGTCAGCTTCGGTCAATCCTCCGGCCCGATCCAGGATTTCAATCTCGCGTTGCTCGCACAAAAGGGATCCCTGTTTGCAACCCGGCCAACACTCTTCAGCTATATCGCGACCCGCGAACAGCTGGAGACGACGTCCGGCGATCTGTTTGATGTTGTCGCGAAAGGCATTGTGAAGATCGCGGTCAACCAGGAGTACCGTTTGGCCGACGCGGTCCAGGCGCACACCGATCTGGAAGGCCGGAAAACCACCGGCACGACCGTTCTGATCCCGTAA
- a CDS encoding CDP-alcohol phosphatidyltransferase family protein, with the protein MTDVTPGKVAPEPALFLIHILTASGAPIALIALLAGAQGKWDEMFAWLGLALFVDGIDGPLARKYNIAERLPRWSGASLDFVIDYATYVFLPAFALSWSLMLSSPWNWICGGLVVFTGALYFADNGMKTPDGSFKGFPAGWNMVVFGLMVLSPSEAFTIAAVIVCCVLTFAPIRFVHPVRVKRWRWLTLPVTLVWMALAALAIWDGMVLSTWAAILFTAASLYLFSVSAVQQLIDRVD; encoded by the coding sequence GTGACGGACGTAACGCCTGGCAAAGTCGCGCCGGAACCCGCGCTGTTTTTAATCCACATTCTGACAGCCTCCGGAGCCCCGATTGCGTTGATTGCGCTGCTTGCCGGTGCGCAGGGCAAATGGGACGAGATGTTTGCCTGGCTTGGACTGGCGCTTTTTGTCGACGGAATTGATGGCCCGCTTGCGCGCAAGTACAACATCGCTGAGCGCCTGCCGCGCTGGTCGGGGGCATCCCTCGATTTTGTCATCGACTATGCCACCTATGTGTTCCTTCCGGCCTTTGCACTGTCCTGGAGCCTGATGCTCTCCAGTCCGTGGAACTGGATCTGCGGCGGCCTCGTTGTGTTCACCGGTGCGCTCTATTTTGCAGACAACGGCATGAAAACGCCGGACGGATCCTTCAAGGGCTTCCCGGCAGGCTGGAATATGGTGGTGTTCGGTCTCATGGTGCTGTCGCCGTCCGAAGCTTTCACCATTGCCGCTGTCATTGTGTGCTGTGTCCTCACCTTTGCGCCGATCCGCTTCGTCCATCCTGTCCGCGTCAAACGCTGGCGCTGGCTGACCCTTCCGGTCACGCTTGTCTGGATGGCGCTCGCAGCGCTTGCGATCTGGGATGGCATGGTGTTGAGCACTTGGGCAGCAATCCTCTTTACAGCTGCCAGCCTTTATCTCTTCTCGGTGTCCGCGGTTCAGCAGCTGATCGATCGCGTGGATTGA
- a CDS encoding DUF2182 domain-containing protein translates to MTVLHSPDGLKPQIGETQRGWPLVLLVVAALTVSGWSYLIVMVAAMVPSMDMAEAGPGMILFNQFNFMRGLPEEARAALAALCLPAGATFGMPGVALTGIDIAKIFMMWAMMALAMMLPSATPMVRAFHRYVSIEGTQTKSAFSATVAVVFGYLAVWIGYALVATAAQVGLSKIGALSDMMAPVSMALTTSVLLAAGLYQFTPAKRACLERCWYPRWSFARNSGEYGAQSAFREGLAQGWICLGCCWAVMTVMFAVGLMNILWIALLGAVMALEKTFPSRAFPIGIGIFLLVWGGALALGMVLGQGAT, encoded by the coding sequence GGCGAAACGCAGCGGGGATGGCCGCTTGTTCTTTTGGTCGTCGCGGCGCTGACAGTGAGCGGCTGGTCCTATTTGATTGTTATGGTCGCGGCCATGGTTCCAAGCATGGACATGGCTGAAGCCGGGCCGGGAATGATTCTGTTCAATCAGTTCAATTTCATGCGCGGTTTGCCGGAAGAGGCCAGGGCAGCGCTTGCAGCCCTTTGTTTGCCGGCCGGCGCAACATTCGGCATGCCCGGCGTGGCGTTGACGGGCATCGACATTGCCAAGATTTTCATGATGTGGGCCATGATGGCACTGGCGATGATGCTGCCGTCCGCGACGCCCATGGTGAGGGCGTTTCACCGGTATGTGTCTATTGAGGGCACTCAGACCAAATCAGCCTTTTCGGCAACCGTGGCAGTTGTGTTCGGATATCTCGCTGTCTGGATCGGCTATGCGTTAGTTGCGACCGCCGCGCAGGTTGGTTTGTCCAAAATTGGCGCGTTGTCCGACATGATGGCGCCGGTCAGCATGGCGCTTACCACGTCTGTTTTGCTTGCCGCGGGCCTGTATCAATTCACTCCGGCGAAGCGCGCCTGTCTAGAACGGTGCTGGTATCCCAGATGGTCCTTTGCCCGGAACAGCGGCGAATATGGTGCCCAGTCTGCCTTTCGTGAGGGGCTGGCACAGGGTTGGATTTGCCTTGGTTGCTGCTGGGCCGTCATGACAGTGATGTTCGCGGTCGGGTTGATGAACATCCTCTGGATTGCATTGCTTGGCGCGGTGATGGCTTTGGAAAAAACATTTCCCAGCCGGGCTTTCCCAATTGGGATCGGGATATTTTTGCTTGTGTGGGGCGGTGCACTTGCTCTTGGAATGGTTCTCGGCCAAGGCGCTACTTAG